TCACCCGCCCCGGCGAATGGGTCCGCTACAGCACGCCGGGCCCCGAGGGAGCCGAGTACATCGCCGTCTGCCTCCCCGCCTTCTCCCCCGACACCGCCCACCGCGACCCCTAGGCCGGGGGCAGGCGTCGTCTATTCCGGATCGGCGATGCCGGACAACTCGACAGGCGGTCCATCCTCGCGCAGCTCGCGCAACGTCATCTCCTCCGCGATGAGTTCAGCGGCGCGCTCCTCCACCCGTCGCCGCCGCTGCGTGTCGAGTCCCTCGATGACCTCGTTCACGTTCAATGCCATCAGGATCTTCCTTCCATCGGCAAGCCGCGCCAAGCGCTACCCAGTCCACGGAGACAATATGTACTTGAAGGCATGGATTTTGTAAGATGTCCCGGGCGCAGTCTGTCGTCGCGGACTGCTACGGACCAACCCCCTCCCAGCGCACGTCCGGTACGTCGCGGAATCGTTTCGCCATCACTTCGAGCGCTTCGGGGCTGTCGTCGACGAGGATGAAGTCGCGGGCCAGTTCGTGGGCGGCCATGCCGGTCGTGCCGCTTCCGGCGAAAAAGTCGAGCACGAGGTCGCCGGGGTTCGAGGAGGCCGTGATGATGCGGCGGAGGATGCCGAGCGGCTTCTGGGTGGGGTAGCCCGTCCGCTCGGCACTGCTCGTGGGGACGATCGTGTGCCACCAGGTGTCCGTGGGCAGCTTGCCGCGCGCGGCCTTCTCAGGCCCGACGAGCCCTGGGGCCATGTACGGGATGCGCTCGATCTCGTCCACGTTGAAGACGTAGTTCGACGGGTCCTTCACGTAGAACAGGATGTTGTCGTGCTTCGCCGGCCAGCGCGTTTTCGGGCG
The sequence above is drawn from the Candidatus Palauibacter scopulicola genome and encodes:
- a CDS encoding DNA methyltransferase — its product is MPRIILADNLDALRGLPDGRADLIYIDPPFNTGRTQRSTRIRTRRSSPGEEGDRTGFQGERYETTVLGSRRFADRFDDYLAFLGPRLVEAYRVLAPHGSFYLHVDYREVHHCRLFLDDLFGPENLLNEIIWAYDYGARPKTRWPAKHDNILFYVKDPSNYVFNVDEIERIPYMAPGLVGPEKAARGKLPTDTWWHTIVPTSSAERTGYPTQKPLGILRRIITASSNPGDLVLDFFAGSGTTGMAAHELARDFILVDDSPEALEVMAKRFRDVPDVRWEGVGP